In the genome of Streptomyces sp. NBC_00190, one region contains:
- a CDS encoding helix-turn-helix domain-containing protein, whose translation MTSGPAPGPEDRTDPATGPEAVADPAEPADELPAVAPQLRDLRRRAGLTLEAAAARARLSPAHLSRLETGRRQPSLPLLLALARTYGTTVSELLGETPAVADPIVRAGGPGAREADGWTYWQAGGSGRGMQALRVHVPQGRSQGELVRVHPGEEWLYVLAGRLRLHLGEAEYLLEPGDSAHFDSLTPHRIGAASAGGADLLFVHTLLQSSLAGLCLGGATTSTHPR comes from the coding sequence ATGACATCCGGTCCTGCCCCCGGTCCCGAAGACCGGACCGACCCCGCAACCGGCCCCGAAGCGGTGGCCGACCCCGCCGAGCCCGCCGACGAGCTGCCCGCCGTGGCCCCGCAACTGCGTGACCTGCGCCGCCGCGCCGGACTCACCCTGGAAGCCGCCGCGGCGAGGGCCCGGCTCTCGCCCGCGCACCTGTCCCGGCTGGAGACGGGACGGCGTCAGCCCTCGCTGCCGCTGCTGCTCGCGCTCGCCCGCACCTACGGTACGACCGTCTCCGAGCTGCTCGGCGAGACCCCGGCCGTCGCCGATCCCATCGTACGGGCCGGCGGTCCGGGTGCCCGGGAGGCCGACGGGTGGACGTACTGGCAGGCCGGAGGCTCCGGGCGCGGGATGCAGGCCTTGCGCGTGCACGTCCCTCAGGGCCGCAGCCAGGGCGAGCTGGTCCGCGTACATCCCGGCGAGGAGTGGTTGTACGTCCTCGCCGGGAGGCTGCGGCTGCACCTGGGGGAGGCCGAGTACCTGCTGGAACCGGGGGACAGCGCGCACTTCGACTCGCTCACCCCGCACCGGATCGGCGCGGCCTCCGCGGGCGGAGCCGACCTGCTGTTCGTCCACACCCTGCTGCAGAGCAGCCTCGCCGGGCTGTGCCTCGGCGGAGCCACCACGTCCACGCACCCCCGATAG
- a CDS encoding carboxymuconolactone decarboxylase family protein, which translates to MRIDIPEGQHPIEYVWGDMVPGIGMAAANFSLSVYAHTTLGLREFEAARLRVAQINGCVFCLDWRTEREGEKVEEEFPDAVTEWRTTKAFDDRTRLAAEYAERYTLDHHGLDDEFWDRMTAHYSQLEIVELTMSIGSWLAFGRLNHVLGLDSVCMLPGH; encoded by the coding sequence ATGAGGATCGACATCCCCGAAGGCCAGCACCCGATCGAGTACGTGTGGGGCGACATGGTCCCGGGCATCGGCATGGCCGCCGCCAACTTCTCCCTCTCGGTGTACGCCCACACCACTCTGGGCCTGCGCGAGTTCGAGGCCGCCCGGCTGCGCGTCGCGCAGATCAACGGGTGCGTCTTCTGCCTGGACTGGCGTACCGAACGGGAGGGGGAGAAGGTCGAGGAGGAGTTCCCCGACGCGGTCACCGAGTGGCGCACGACGAAGGCCTTCGACGACCGCACCCGGCTGGCGGCGGAGTACGCCGAGAGGTACACGCTCGACCACCACGGACTCGACGACGAGTTCTGGGACCGGATGACCGCGCACTACAGCCAGCTGGAGATCGTGGAGCTGACGATGAGCATCGGGTCCTGGCTGGCCTTCGGCCGGCTCAACCACGTGCTCGGCCTCGACAGCGTCTGCATGCTGCCGGGTCACTGA
- a CDS encoding NAD(P)H-dependent amine dehydrogenase family protein — translation MISTVVWGTGNVGRLAIRAVEAHPELKLAAVIVHDPAKVGRDAGELGGLGHPLGVEATDDIEAVLAGRPQAVVYAASGDVRPDDALADITRAIRSGAVVVSPALYPLYDHRSAPPEFRDPVLAAIAEGGGSLFASGVDPGWGNDVLPLLLSGLGATIDVIRCQEIFDYSTYDQPDSVRQLVGMGQPMEHEPMMLMPSIPTMVWGGQIRMMARALGVELDEIRETSERRALDTTVTTRTMGAFEAGTQGAIRFEVQGIVEGEPRIVIEHVTRIHAACAPDWPSPPNGGDGAHRVVIEGRPRIEVTIEATDEGENRSAGGNATAVGRLVSAIDWLTEAKPGLYDALDIPLRPAVGKLGRKQS, via the coding sequence ATGATTTCCACGGTTGTCTGGGGTACCGGCAACGTCGGCCGTTTGGCCATCCGCGCCGTCGAGGCCCATCCCGAGCTGAAGCTCGCCGCAGTCATCGTCCACGATCCAGCCAAGGTCGGCCGCGACGCGGGCGAACTCGGCGGACTCGGCCACCCGTTGGGGGTCGAGGCCACCGACGACATCGAAGCCGTCCTGGCCGGACGCCCGCAGGCCGTCGTGTACGCGGCCTCCGGGGACGTCCGTCCCGACGACGCCCTCGCCGACATCACCCGGGCGATCCGGTCCGGCGCGGTGGTCGTCAGCCCCGCGCTGTACCCGCTCTACGACCACCGCAGCGCACCGCCGGAGTTCCGCGATCCGGTGCTGGCCGCCATCGCGGAGGGCGGCGGCTCGCTGTTCGCCTCCGGAGTCGACCCCGGCTGGGGCAACGACGTACTCCCGCTGCTGCTCAGCGGACTGGGCGCCACCATCGACGTGATCCGCTGCCAGGAGATCTTCGACTACTCCACCTACGACCAGCCGGACTCCGTCCGTCAACTCGTCGGCATGGGCCAGCCCATGGAGCACGAGCCGATGATGCTCATGCCCTCGATCCCGACCATGGTGTGGGGCGGCCAGATACGCATGATGGCCCGGGCCCTCGGGGTCGAACTGGACGAGATCCGCGAGACGTCGGAGCGCCGCGCGCTCGACACCACCGTGACCACCAGGACGATGGGCGCCTTCGAGGCCGGCACCCAGGGGGCGATCCGTTTCGAGGTGCAGGGCATCGTCGAGGGCGAGCCCCGCATCGTCATCGAGCACGTCACCCGCATCCACGCCGCGTGCGCTCCGGACTGGCCGTCGCCGCCGAACGGCGGCGACGGCGCCCACCGCGTCGTCATCGAAGGCCGTCCCCGCATCGAGGTCACCATCGAGGCCACCGACGAGGGCGAGAACCGCTCGGCCGGCGGCAACGCCACCGCCGTCGGGCGCCTGGTGAGCGCCATCGACTGGCTCACCGAGGCCAAGCCCGGACTCTACGACGCCCTCGACATCCCGCTGCGCCCCGCCGTCGGCAAACTCGGAAGGAAACAGTCATGA
- a CDS encoding MFS transporter yields MTSPAEPPEPGVPLASARGRWILLTTVLGSSMAMLDSTVVNVALPRIGQDLDADLAVLQWTVNAYALTLAGLILVGGALGDRFGRRRIFVLGVAWFAVGSLLCGVAPNAGILIGARALQGIGGALLTPGSLALIQGSIRSGDRSRAVGLWSGLGGVGAAVGPFLGGWLVDGPGWRWVFLLNVPLAALCVPVALRHVPESRDPDARGRFDVLGAALCATSLALITYALIEAQAAGAPVIAAAVGGVALAVAFVYVERRRADPMVPPSIFASRQFTAVNLVTLCVYAAFSGFFFLVVLQLQVVAGYSALAAGAAMLPTTVLMLLLSARSGQLAERIGPRIPLTVGPLLCAAGTLLMLRVGPGASYAADVLPAMVVMGMGMVTLVAPLTATVLASVDPGRAGLASGINNAAARVAGLLAVAALPLLAGMGPEAYLSADQFDAAFGRAMPWCAGLLLLGAAVAWTTVRTPAPWAPHPQCRTQCAMTAPPLEPPREESGA; encoded by the coding sequence GGCAGGACCTGGACGCCGATCTGGCCGTGCTCCAGTGGACGGTGAACGCCTACGCGCTGACCCTGGCCGGGCTGATCCTGGTCGGCGGGGCGCTCGGCGACCGCTTCGGGCGCCGGCGGATCTTCGTGCTCGGCGTCGCGTGGTTCGCGGTGGGCTCCCTGCTCTGCGGCGTCGCGCCGAACGCCGGGATCCTGATCGGCGCCCGGGCCCTGCAGGGCATCGGCGGCGCCCTCCTGACCCCCGGCTCCCTCGCGCTGATCCAGGGCTCGATCCGGTCCGGGGACCGGTCCCGGGCGGTGGGCCTGTGGTCGGGACTGGGCGGGGTCGGGGCCGCCGTGGGCCCGTTCCTCGGCGGCTGGCTGGTGGACGGGCCCGGCTGGCGCTGGGTGTTCCTGCTGAACGTGCCGCTGGCCGCGCTGTGCGTCCCGGTCGCGCTGCGCCACGTACCCGAATCGCGGGATCCCGACGCGCGCGGGCGGTTCGACGTGCTCGGCGCGGCGCTGTGCGCGACGTCCCTGGCGCTGATCACCTACGCGCTGATCGAGGCGCAGGCCGCGGGCGCGCCGGTGATCGCCGCGGCCGTGGGCGGCGTGGCGCTGGCCGTCGCGTTCGTCTACGTCGAGCGGCGGCGGGCCGATCCGATGGTGCCGCCGTCGATCTTCGCCTCCCGGCAGTTCACGGCCGTCAATCTGGTCACCCTGTGCGTCTACGCGGCCTTCAGCGGCTTCTTCTTCCTCGTCGTGCTCCAGCTCCAGGTGGTGGCCGGATACTCCGCGCTGGCCGCCGGGGCCGCGATGCTGCCGACCACGGTGCTGATGCTGCTGCTCTCGGCCCGCTCGGGGCAGCTCGCGGAGCGGATCGGGCCGCGGATCCCGCTGACCGTGGGGCCCCTGCTCTGCGCCGCCGGGACGCTGCTGATGCTGCGCGTGGGGCCGGGCGCCTCGTACGCGGCGGACGTGCTGCCCGCGATGGTCGTGATGGGCATGGGCATGGTGACCCTGGTGGCCCCGCTGACGGCGACCGTGCTGGCCTCGGTGGACCCGGGCCGGGCGGGGCTGGCGAGCGGCATCAACAACGCCGCGGCGCGGGTGGCCGGGCTGCTCGCGGTGGCGGCGCTGCCACTGCTGGCCGGAATGGGGCCCGAGGCGTACCTCTCGGCGGACCAGTTCGACGCGGCCTTCGGCCGGGCCATGCCCTGGTGCGCGGGGTTGCTGCTGCTCGGGGCGGCCGTGGCCTGGACGACCGTACGCACACCCGCGCCCTGGGCGCCGCACCCGCAGTGCCGTACCCAGTGCGCCATGACCGCTCCGCCGCTCGAACCCCCGCGAGAGGAGAGCGGAGCTTGA
- a CDS encoding GMC oxidoreductase: MSENGVPRNGPNGFSRRGFLARTGSILGAVALSAHVTPASAAQAATSAAPIGDGARVPVLVIGTGYGGSVAALRLAQAGVDVHMVEMGMAWDTPGSDGKIFAHTTNPDYRSYWLRTKTKAPLSNFLGFPIDKTVPKYTGILDAEEMGGIIVYQGRGVGGGSLVNGGMAVTPKRQNFSAVLPSVNADEMYDTYYPRANAGLGVGLVDPAWFDTVACYQYARVGRKHAQRSGFPFVFVPDVYDWDYMKQEAAGTVPKSAVDGEILYGNNHGKKSLQQTYIAAAKATGKVTISPLHQVTSVAPAPGGGYTVGISQLATDGTVTATKTVTSDRVFFAAGSVGTSKLLVKLKATGALANLNDEIGKGWGDNGNVMCGRANHMWDATGKVQAAIPCGGIDNWEAGGAFAEVAPLPTGIETYASFYLSITKNPHRAQFSWNAAAGKVELDWQTAWKQPSIDMAKTIFDKINSKEGTIYRTDLFGTNKIWGDHLTYHPLGGAVLDKATDNYGRLHGYTGLYVIDGSLIPGNTSVNPFVTITALAERNIEKIIATDL, from the coding sequence ATGAGTGAGAACGGCGTGCCCAGAAACGGTCCCAACGGATTCTCCCGACGCGGATTCCTCGCAAGAACAGGTTCTATTCTGGGGGCGGTGGCCCTCTCTGCTCACGTCACCCCCGCTTCAGCCGCGCAGGCCGCCACCTCCGCCGCCCCGATCGGCGACGGAGCCCGCGTCCCCGTCCTGGTGATCGGCACCGGATACGGCGGATCCGTCGCCGCCCTGCGCCTGGCTCAGGCCGGCGTCGATGTACACATGGTCGAGATGGGCATGGCCTGGGACACCCCCGGCAGCGACGGCAAGATCTTCGCCCACACCACCAACCCGGACTACCGCTCCTACTGGCTGCGCACCAAGACCAAGGCGCCGCTCAGCAACTTCCTCGGATTCCCGATCGACAAGACCGTCCCCAAGTACACGGGCATCCTCGACGCCGAGGAAATGGGCGGCATCATCGTCTACCAGGGCCGCGGGGTCGGCGGCGGCTCGCTCGTCAACGGCGGCATGGCCGTCACCCCGAAGCGGCAGAACTTCAGCGCCGTCCTGCCCTCGGTGAACGCCGACGAGATGTACGACACCTACTACCCCCGGGCCAATGCCGGACTCGGCGTGGGCCTCGTCGACCCGGCCTGGTTCGACACCGTCGCCTGCTACCAGTACGCCCGCGTCGGCCGCAAGCACGCCCAGCGCTCCGGCTTCCCCTTCGTCTTCGTCCCCGACGTGTACGACTGGGACTACATGAAGCAGGAGGCGGCCGGCACCGTACCCAAGTCCGCGGTCGACGGCGAGATCCTCTACGGGAACAACCACGGCAAGAAGTCGCTCCAGCAGACCTACATCGCCGCGGCCAAGGCCACCGGCAAGGTCACCATCTCCCCCCTCCACCAGGTCACCTCGGTCGCGCCCGCCCCCGGCGGCGGCTACACCGTCGGCATCAGCCAGCTGGCCACCGACGGCACCGTCACGGCGACCAAGACCGTCACCTCCGACCGGGTGTTCTTCGCCGCCGGCAGCGTCGGCACCAGCAAGCTGCTCGTCAAGCTGAAGGCCACCGGCGCCCTGGCGAACCTGAACGACGAGATCGGCAAGGGCTGGGGCGACAACGGCAACGTCATGTGCGGCCGCGCCAACCACATGTGGGACGCGACGGGCAAGGTGCAGGCCGCGATCCCCTGCGGCGGCATCGACAACTGGGAGGCGGGCGGTGCCTTCGCCGAGGTCGCCCCGCTCCCGACGGGGATCGAGACCTACGCGTCCTTCTACCTCTCCATCACCAAGAACCCGCACCGCGCCCAGTTCTCCTGGAACGCGGCGGCCGGCAAGGTCGAACTCGACTGGCAGACGGCGTGGAAGCAGCCGTCCATCGACATGGCCAAGACCATCTTCGACAAGATCAACTCGAAGGAGGGGACGATCTACCGGACCGACCTCTTCGGCACCAACAAGATCTGGGGCGACCACCTCACCTACCACCCGCTCGGCGGCGCCGTCCTCGACAAGGCCACCGACAACTACGGTCGCCTGCACGGCTACACCGGCCTGTACGTGATCGACGGCTCGCTCATCCCCGGCAACACCAGCGTCAACCCGTTCGTCACCATCACGGCCCTCGCCGAGCGGAACATCGAGAAGATCATCGCCACCGACCTGTAG
- a CDS encoding DUF6126 family protein — MSQGENPVTMRARIESKFPRGLLIRLIAYLFVGHLFAFFVYLLFVLGGQNQ; from the coding sequence ATGTCCCAAGGAGAGAACCCCGTCACCATGCGGGCGCGCATCGAATCGAAGTTCCCGCGCGGTCTGCTGATCCGGCTGATCGCCTACTTGTTCGTCGGCCACCTCTTCGCCTTCTTCGTCTACCTGCTCTTCGTCCTGGGCGGCCAGAACCAGTAA
- a CDS encoding ATP-dependent DNA ligase translates to MLLAEVARVSQEVADTSARSRKTALLAELFAAAPPQEAALVISYLAGRLPQGRPGIGWRALAQEVEPAPEPGLTVRAVDEAVTELAAVAGPGSQARRRRILDGLLGAATEAEQRFLRSLLSGEVRQGALDAVALEGVAAAAGVPAEDLRRAVMLDGSLPRVAAAVLADGPQALRDVTLRVGQPVQPMLAATAKTVAEALAALGPCAVEEKLDGIRVQVHRERDEVRVYTRSLDEITDRLPEVAALARSLPGERFVLDGEVIGRAADGRPVPFQEIASRVGSRVDVEAARRTLPVVPFFFDVLVAGDDVLLDLPVRERYEIFAALVPESARVRRLVVEDASAQAAEAEEFWAETLRRGHEGVMVKGLGSAYAAGRRGRNWLKVKPVHTLDLVVLAAEWGHGRRTGLLSNLHLGARAADGTYAMLGKTFKGLTDEMLRWQTGALGALATSDDGFTVRVRPELVVEVAYDGLQRSPRYPAGVALRFARVLRHRPDKRADQADTVDTVLEQGRVR, encoded by the coding sequence GCGCGCGTGTCCCAGGAGGTCGCCGACACCTCCGCCCGGTCGCGGAAGACCGCCCTGCTCGCGGAGCTCTTCGCCGCCGCACCCCCGCAGGAGGCCGCGCTGGTGATCTCGTACCTGGCCGGGCGCCTCCCACAGGGCCGCCCCGGCATCGGCTGGCGCGCCCTCGCGCAGGAGGTGGAACCGGCGCCGGAGCCCGGCCTGACCGTCCGGGCCGTGGACGAGGCGGTCACGGAGCTGGCCGCCGTCGCCGGCCCGGGATCGCAGGCCCGGCGCCGCCGGATCCTGGACGGCCTGCTCGGCGCGGCCACCGAGGCCGAGCAGCGGTTCCTGCGCAGCCTGCTCTCCGGCGAGGTACGCCAGGGCGCACTCGACGCGGTGGCCCTGGAGGGCGTGGCCGCGGCCGCCGGAGTTCCGGCCGAGGACCTGCGCCGCGCCGTGATGCTCGACGGGTCGCTGCCGCGCGTGGCCGCCGCCGTCCTCGCCGACGGGCCGCAGGCGCTGCGGGACGTCACCCTGCGCGTCGGGCAACCCGTACAGCCCATGCTGGCGGCCACCGCCAAGACGGTCGCGGAGGCCCTCGCCGCGCTCGGGCCCTGCGCGGTGGAGGAGAAGCTCGACGGGATCCGGGTCCAGGTCCACCGCGAGAGGGACGAGGTACGGGTGTACACGCGCTCCCTGGACGAGATCACCGACCGGCTGCCGGAGGTGGCCGCGCTGGCCCGGTCGCTGCCGGGGGAACGGTTCGTCCTCGACGGAGAGGTCATCGGCCGGGCCGCGGACGGCCGTCCGGTGCCTTTCCAGGAGATCGCGAGCCGGGTCGGCTCGCGCGTCGACGTGGAGGCCGCCCGGCGGACGCTCCCGGTGGTCCCCTTCTTCTTCGACGTCCTGGTCGCCGGGGACGACGTGCTGCTCGACCTCCCGGTCCGCGAGCGGTACGAGATTTTCGCCGCGCTCGTGCCCGAGAGTGCCCGGGTCCGCCGCCTCGTGGTCGAGGACGCGTCGGCGCAGGCCGCCGAGGCGGAGGAGTTCTGGGCCGAGACCCTGCGCCGCGGCCACGAGGGTGTGATGGTCAAGGGTCTCGGCTCCGCCTACGCGGCGGGCAGGCGCGGCAGGAACTGGCTCAAGGTGAAGCCGGTGCACACCCTGGACCTGGTCGTCCTCGCCGCCGAGTGGGGCCACGGACGGCGCACCGGGCTGCTGTCCAACCTGCACCTCGGCGCGCGGGCCGCCGACGGGACGTACGCCATGCTCGGCAAGACCTTCAAGGGGCTCACCGACGAGATGCTGCGCTGGCAGACCGGGGCGCTGGGCGCGCTGGCGACCTCGGACGACGGCTTCACCGTCCGGGTGCGCCCGGAACTGGTCGTGGAGGTCGCCTACGACGGTCTGCAGCGTTCCCCGCGCTACCCGGCCGGGGTGGCGCTGCGCTTCGCGCGGGTGCTCCGGCACCGCCCGGACAAGCGCGCGGACCAGGCCGACACGGTGGACACGGTGCTCGAACAGGGCAGGGTCCGGTGA